GGATCAATATCGTGGAGACGACCAgatcgatgaggaagaggaggagaccgACGAGAGTGTACACACTTTCAAACACACCTGAAAGCTTCGGAGGCTAACATGTTATCAACCAAAATAGGGATACAAAACAGTGAAAGATGCCGTTCTTTTTGCTATCGAAGTCAGCGATTCGATGCTCACGCCTCGTCCATCTTCCGATTCAAAGAAACCTGCGGAGGAGTCCCCCACAACGGCCGCACTAAAATGCGCATATTATCTCATGCAACAACGCATTATCTCTAATCCCCGTGACATGATCGGTGTGCTATTATATGGGACGCAGGCGTCCAAATTTTatgacgaggatgaaaaTAGTCGAGGAGATCTTTCATACCCACACTGCTACCTTTTCACAGACCTTGATGTCCCCTCTGCGCAAGAAGTCAAGAATCTTCGGGCACTAGCACAAGACGGCGATGAATCAAAGGATGTACTTAAGGCGTCAGGCGAGCGGGTCTCAATGGCGAACGTACTCTTTTGCGCCAATCAAATATTCACGTCGAAAGCCCCTAACTTCTTTTCTCGGCGATTGTTTATAGTCACCGATAATGATGACCCTCATGGCGATAATAAAAGCTTGAGATCCGCTTCAACTGTACGCGCGAAGGACTTATATGACCTCGGTGTCACTATTGAGCTGTTTCCGATTTCTCGGCCAGGCCATGAGTTCGATACCGCCAGATTCTATGACGTAAGATTATATTGACTCAATGTGAAGTATCGCTGCTAACAGCAATTAGGATATCATCTACAAGGCCTCTCCTTCGGATCCAGATGCCCCGGCATACCTGCAAACCGATTCCAAGGCTTCTCCAGCCACCGGGGATGGGATATCACTGCTCAATACCCTCCTGTCCAATATCAATTCAAGATCTGTCCCACGGCGTGCACAGTTCTCCAATATACCATTGGAGCTTGGACCAAACTTAAAAATATCTGTCTCAGGATATCTTTTGTTCAAGCGTCAAGCACCCGCCAGAAACTCCTTCATCTGGCTCGGCGGTGAACAGCCCCAGATTGTCAAAGGAGTGACCACTCAAATCGCTGACGACACGGCTCGCACGATTGAAAAGTGGGAAATTAAGAAAGCTTATAA
This DNA window, taken from Aspergillus flavus chromosome 5, complete sequence, encodes the following:
- the Ku70 gene encoding putative DSB repair complex subunit Ku70 (ATP-dependent DNA helicase II subunit Ku70) produces the protein MADEDQYRGDDQIDEEEEETDESGYKTVKDAVLFAIEVSDSMLTPRPSSDSKKPAEESPTTAALKCAYYLMQQRIISNPRDMIGVLLYGTQASKFYDEDENSRGDLSYPHCYLFTDLDVPSAQEVKNLRALAQDGDESKDVLKASGERVSMANVLFCANQIFTSKAPNFFSRRLFIVTDNDDPHGDNKSLRSASTVRAKDLYDLGVTIELFPISRPGHEFDTARFYDDIIYKASPSDPDAPAYLQTDSKASPATGDGISLLNTLLSNINSRSVPRRAQFSNIPLELGPNLKISVSGYLLFKRQAPARNSFIWLGGEQPQIVKGVTTQIADDTARTIEKWEIKKAYKFGGDQVAFTPEEMKSLRNFGDPVIRIIGFKPLSALPFWANIKHPSFIYPSEEDFVGSTRVFSALHQTLLRDKKAALVWFIARKNASPVLGAMVAGEEKLDESGVQKFPPGMWIIPLPFADDVRQNPETTLHVAPEPLIDQMRYIVQQLQLPKASYDPFKYPNPSLQWHYRILQALALDEDLPEKPEDKTLPRYRQIDKRTGDYVLSWADELEKQYAKISAHGPKSTLVKRSAKDRTSEVEDAAQKPYKKVKVETDEQGVEDVVRAHYQKGSLSKLTVPVLKDFLNAHGRSAAGKKADLVERVEEYLEQK